Part of the Leucoraja erinacea ecotype New England unplaced genomic scaffold, Leri_hhj_1 Leri_1182S, whole genome shotgun sequence genome is shown below.
ggaaaccgcatctccgaccaggtagggctgAGAAAATGcagttcccccttccccccccctcctactgGCCAGCAataatggaattggtggagaagtggaatattgcgttgggggaccagccctcccgtgtgatgctgggacccaacggctccCAATTAGtctaatctatctatattactaaaaatctgatgTTGacagcttttggcccactgtgctgcgatttccgagagaacgccgtcacctaTGGCCACCATTATTGgcaacctcgctcagagcccccctctgccttccgggaccagaggagtttttccatcaatgaaaaatcagagttattaatgttttttaaaaaaattccccattctctctgctgccccctctGGCGGCAGgggtgagggactataaaacccggaagtggcgtgcctcactcaggctctgccagacccaggaagcgagagggtcacggctctctgagctgtgaataaaactgagcgcacgtctactccacggtgagtccccttgatgcggctgctgccaaattgtttgcctttttatttaaagtttgtgttcacaaaatgaatgttggttgtcgggtggctgctgcccaattgtttgccttggcttggcttttaaaatcgttgcaacagttggttgccagcccaagaatcaattcgacccacaatgtctatactagccctctggaaaccagtacctttggcccacaatacccatactagcgcaacagaaagcccccccccccacactggcgtgcaatattggaattggtggagaggtggaatattgcgttggtgaccagccttcCCGTATGATGCTacgtgtctactcaactgtgagtccgtttaatgtggtttgaaaatgaaaatatggtttgtttgaagtaaaaaggcactgcctgcaaatggtggtttgggtgctttggcttgaagttaaaaggcactacttactgcaaatggtggtttgggtgctttggcttgaagttaaaagacactactgcaaatgcacttgcgtcctgtttgcactgtatattgattttagataaaacgctaccacttatggctgtgacttttggccatcttactcagtccccctccgctcagcaggtgcagagaattcttcccatcaatgaaaaataaaaatgttattagtatttaaaaaatgatgagaatctttctcctgtcaatcacgccatgaaggccgcaccttttccggtgggaggggttataaaaccggaagtgtgggtgtggctcagtctctgcattatgggggagggagaggtcacgactctgtctgagctgcgaatcaactgaacacactgaatgtctactgaactgtgagtttggtgttttgtgtggttttatggtggtttcaccctgcttgaagtggaatgaaactgcacttgaatttggtggccttgcaccctgcttgaagtggttaggaaactgcacttgaattaggtggccttgcaccctgcttgaagtggaatgaaactgcacttgaattaggtggccttgcattaggtggccttgcaccttgcaccctgcttgaagtggaatgaaactgcacttgaattaggtggccttgcaccctgcttgaagtggtaggaacatggatttgaatttggtggccttgcaccctgcttgaaatgggatttcaaggaatagccatgagtcaactgccagcccaccagccgtaagtgagctgccagcagatcaggcttgagggactgagctgccaccccaagaacccataccagcgctccagaaagcccccccccactggccaccaatattggaattggtggagaggtggaatattgcgttgggggaccagccctcccgtgtgaacatgtgacccaacgggtcccactcagtctaATTATTGAATAAATCTCTGTTGTTGTGGTGTTTGGTGACTTTCACCATTTATTCTCATTCCCCGACGACCAGGAAATGTTCCCCGTGCAGAGAACGGCGGCAACTCACCTGACCCAGTGCGGGGTAAAataggaggggtggggaggggtgcacAGTGACGGCCGCTCGGCCCCATAGAAGGGGTGCTGGACGGAATAACAAAATAGTGAAACAATTTTACAGTTCAGTGTTAATGTCAAACGGACAGTTACCTCAATTTCTGACACTTGTGTAGAACCGGTCCCAGCCGCTGGAGACCTTCACACTGAATGCGGCACATCGACAGATCGAGGTCTTTGATTGTATCACAGAGCCTGATGGCATGAGACAGGACCGCACAGTCAATCGGGGTCAGTCCCAGTCCACTGAATGAAAGTGTTTCCACAGGTCCCATTGTCTGCTGAGCCAGTAGAGGATTCTGAGACTCAAACAGGTAGTGCAATGTGTTCAGGAGCCTCCTTTGAGCATCTTCACTCCCTGCGTCTCCAGCCCAGCGTTTAACCTCCTCCTTCACCCAGTCAATCACTCGGCAGATTGTTTGATGAGGGAATTTACCCAGAAACTCCTCCAGGATCCAAGCTGTCCGTGGGGAGGAGAGACCAGCGATAAAACGGAGAAACACTTCAAATCGCCCGTCTGAATTGCCATGGGCTTCAAAGAGGAGTGTCTTGATATCCCCGCGATCTACAGTCATGAATTGTGCGAGTGCGGCTACAAACTCTTGGATGGTGAGGTGCGGGAAGGTGTACACCACGCTCCGGGCTgaatcctctctctccaaaagTTCCATCAGGAACCCGGACAGGAACTGGGAAGGCTGCAGATTGTATTCGATCAAATCTTCATCTGTGAACACAATGTTCTTCTCAGCCACTCCAGTGAAGGCCATCTGACCAACCCTCAGTAACACCTCACGGAGGCTCTCAATCTCACGGCCGTGGTTTTTCAGGATGTTGTAAATAAAGTAGCAATAtagttgtgtgatggtcttgggaACTCGCTGCGGGTCCCGGTgtgtttgtgtgaagaaggggcccagTGTCAGGACAAGGATCCAGCAGTAGGAGGGGTTGTAGCTCATGGTGTACAGGATCTCGTTCTCCTTCACATGTTTGAAAACAGCTGCTGCCACCGTCTGATCTTCAAAATACCTGGTGAAATATTCCTTCCGTTCCTCACCAACAAATCCCAGGATTTCAGCCGAGACACTGATCTCTGCCTTTTCCAGTAAATGTAACGCAGTGGGGCGGGTGGTCACTAGCACTGAACACCCTGGGAGCAGCTTGTGCTGgattaaactgtacacaatgtcagACACTTCACACCACCACTCGGGATCTGGGCACTGGTGCTTAGGTTCTGTGTCTCTCCGACTGTCAGCAAAATCGATTCTGCCCTTGAATTCATCCAGACCGTCGAATATAAACAGCAATCCCTCTGGGTTCTTCCAGATCTCTCCCAGGATATTCCCAAAGTAAGGATATTGCTCCAGAATCAGTTCCTTCAGGGTTATTCTGTGTTTAATCATGTTCAAATCCCGGAATTTGAAACTGAAGACAAACTGGAAGTGTGGGTATATTTTCCCCGTGGCCCAGTCATGAACAATCTTTTGCACCATTGTTGTTTTTCCGATCCCCGCGACTCCGGCCACTGATGCTGAACTCCCAGATCCGGATTTACTCCGGGAAAAGCTGCTGTGGAACAATTGATCAGTCCTGATTTTTTCCAGTTTTCCCCGGAGATGTTTCTCTTGCCATTCCTCATGGTCCCGGCCTCTTGCCAGCAGCTCATGTTCCACCAGTGTCCGATCTCGAACAGTGGAGATGATTGTGAGCTCAGCGTATCGATCAAGCAGCAGGAAATCCTTAACCTTCTCGTTCATCAGGATGGTGTTCACGCTCAGTGTTTCAGTCTGTGCCCGCAGAGTCTCCTTGTGTTTCTGTTGAACAtctggcacaggaacaggcagatAATGGACACAATGTTAGGTGGCTCAACTCAAACCTCAACATTAAAATCTACAAGAATGAGTCCAATGATCCTGAATTAAATCAATTCACTGACGGATTTCAGTGCAGtaaggagaaaagagagagagagagagagagagagagagaagggggggggggggggggggggggggggggggaagggggggggaggggggggggtgagagggggggggggggggagagagggagagggcggggttgtgagaaagaaggagagggggagagagagataggatgacgggaggtgagggagagggaggagggggagaaagagggggggaggggaagggggggggggggggggggggggggaggggagggggggggggggggggagagggggagggagagagggggtacagTGAGAGAGGGGGTACAGTGagaggggggtacaggggggtacAGGGGAGTTAGGGGTGAGTtgagggggtacagtgagttaagggggtacagtgagttatgggggtacagtgagttaagggggtacagtgagttaagggggggggtacagtgagttaggggggtacagtgagttaagggggtacagtgagttaaggggggtacagtgaggggggggtacagtgaggggggggtacagtgagttatggggggtacagtgagttaagggggtacagtgaggggggtacagtgagttaagggggggTACAGgaggggggggtacagtgagttaagggggtacagtgagttaagggggtacagtgagttaagggggtacagtgagttaaggggggtacagtgagttaaggggggtacagtgagttaatggggggtacagtgagttaagggggtacagtgagttaaggggggtacagtgagttaagggggtacagtgagtagggggggtacagtgagttaaggggggtacagtgagttaagggggtacagtgagttaagggggtacagtgagttaagggggtacagtgagttaagggggtacagtgagttaaggggggtacagtgagttaagggggtacagtggtaagggggtacagtgagttaggggggtacagtgagtttaagggggtacagtgagttaagggggtacagtgagttaagggggggtacagtgagtaagggggggtacagtgagttaaggggtacAGTGAgtggggggtacagtgagttaagggggtacagtgagtttaagggggtacagtgagtgggggtacagggggtacagtgagttaagggggtacagtgagttaagggggtacagtgagttaagggttcagtgagttaagggggtacagtgagttaagggggtacagtaCAGTGAGTTatgggggtacagtgagttaagggggtacagtgagttaagggggtacagtgagttaagggggtacagtgagttaagggggtacagtgagttaagggggtacagtgagttaatgggggtacagtgagttaagggggtacagtgagttaagggggtacagtgagttaagggggtacagtgagttaagggggtacagtgagttaagggggtacagtgagttaagggggtacagtgagttatgggggtacagtgagttggggggggtacagtgagttagggggggggtacagtgagttggGGGTACAGTGGTTACagggggggtacagtgagttaagggcacagtgagttaagggggtaccatgagttaagggtacagtgagttaaggagGCACAGTgcgttaagggtacagtgagttaaaggggtacagtgagttaagggtacagtgagttaagggtacagagagttaagggggtacagtgagttgggggggtacagtgagttaagggggggtacagtgagttaagggggtacagtgagttcaAGTGAGTTAAGGGGtaggggtacagtgagttaggGGGGGGTACAGGTGAGTTAagggggggtacagtgagttaaggggggtAGTGAGCAGTGTtaagtgagttaagggtacagtgagttaagggggggggtacagtgaggggtacagggggggtacagtgagttaaggggtacAGTTGTGAGTACagggggggtacagtgagttaatgggggtacagtgagttaagggggtacagtgagttaagggggtacagtgagttaagggtacagtgagttatgggggttacagtgagttaagggggtacaggGGGTGacagggggtacagtgagttaagggggtacagtgagtttaggggggtacagtgagttatggggggtacagtgagttaaaggggtacagtgagttaagggggtacagtgagttaagggggtacagtgagttaagggggtacagtgagttaagggggtacagtgagttaagggggtacagtgagttaagggggtacaaGTGAGGAGGGGGTACAGTGGTACAGGGTagagttaagggggtacagtgagttaagggggtacagggagttaagggggtacagggagttaagggggtacagtgagttaagggggtacaggAGTTATGGGGgtacagggaggggggggtacagtgagttaagggggtacagtgagttagggggtacagtgagttaagggggtacagtgagttaagggggtacagtgagttatgGGGGTACAGTGAGTGGGGgtaagggggtacagtgagttaagggggtacagtgagttaagggggtacagtgagttaagggggtacagggagttaagggggtacagtgagttatgggggtacagtgagttaagaggggtacagtgagttaagggggtacagtgagttaagggggtacagtgcatttcggaaaagttccagctgagaggaagacagcaaaatactgaaaattggggtgaaaatgacttcaggacagtttgttaggaaaatgaaagaaatggtaacagaatacttatacagctgcgtgagtataattttatggatgagaaattgtgttcaaccaattgataacttctttgacaaagtaactagcatgttagataacaaggaagccaatgtgtgtagcacattttgttatacaaaattg
Proteins encoded:
- the LOC129715456 gene encoding NACHT, LRR and PYD domains-containing protein 3-like, with the translated sequence MNITRSLTELPSNMEDVQQKHKETLRAQTETLSVNTILMNEKVKDFLLLDRYAELTIISTVRDRTLVEHELLARGRDHEEWQEKHLRGKLEKIRTDQLFHSSFSRSKSGSGSSASVAGVAGIGKTTMVQKIVHDWATGKIYPHFQFVFSFKFRDLNMIKHRITLKELILEQYPYFGNILGEIWKNPEGLLFIFDGLDEFKGRIDFADSRRDTEPKHQCPDPEWWCEVSDIVYSLIQHKLLPGCSVLVTTRPTALHLLEKAEISVSAEILGFVGEERKEYFTRYFEDQTVAAAVFKHVKENEILYTMSYNPSYCWILVLTLGPFFTQTHRDPQRVPKTITQLYCYFIYNILKNHGREIESLREVLLRVGQMAFTGVAEKNIVFTDEDLIEYNLQPSQFLSGFLMELLEREDSARSVVYTFPHLTIQEFVAALAQFMTVDRGDIKTLLFEAHGNSDGRFEVFLRFIAGLSSPRTAWILEEFLGKFPHQTICRVIDWVKEEVKRWAGDAGSEDAQRRLLNTLHYLFESQNPLLAQQTMGPVETLSFSGLGLTPIDCAVLSHAIRLCDTIKDLDLSMCRIQCEGLQRLGPVLHKCQKLRLGHNDLGDSGVKLVSAALRNPDCKIQKLELYSVGLTDSGVEDLASALNTNPSLMDLELRQNSLTDRSVPALRRLILNLPSLKWIRMGENKFSDDGLKQLRSLRVNRPEVNVDV